In Quercus lobata isolate SW786 chromosome 12, ValleyOak3.0 Primary Assembly, whole genome shotgun sequence, a genomic segment contains:
- the LOC115970917 gene encoding monothiol glutaredoxin-S11, with translation MDKVTRLATEKGVVIFSKSSCCLCYAVHILFQELGVNPVVHEIDQDPEGRDIEKALMRMGCNGPVPAVFIGGKLIGSTNEVMSLHLSGHLIPMLKPYQPLS, from the coding sequence ATGGACAAGGTGACAAGATTGGCTACAGAGAAGGGGGTAGTGATATTCAGCAAGAGCTCATGTTGCCTGTGTTATGCAGTCCACATTCTATTTCAGGAACTTGGGGTGAACCCCGTGGTTCATGAGATTGACCAAGACCCTGAAGGCAGGGACATAGAGAAAGCTCTCATGAGGATGGGATGTAATGGGCCTGTACCAGCTGTGTTCATTGGAGGAAAGCTGATAGGATCCACTAACGAAGTCATGTCCCTTCATCTAAGTGGCCACTTGATCCCAATGCTGAAGCCTTATCAGCctttatcttaa
- the LOC115972556 gene encoding glutaredoxin-C11 — protein MDRVRDLASKKAAVIFTKSSCFMCHSIKQLFYELGASPEIHELDQDANGREMEYALRGLGCTPSVPAVFIGGKYVGSAKDIISLHVDGSLKQMLIDARAIWF, from the coding sequence ATGGATAGAGTTAGAGATTTGGCATCAAAGAAGGCAGCTGTGATCTTCACCAAGAGCTCATGTTTCATGTGCCACAGCATCAAACAACTCTTTTATGAACTTGGTGCGAGCCCTGAAATTCATGAGCTTGACCAAGATGCCAATGGGAGGGAAATGGAGTATGCTCTACGAGGGCTGGGATGTACTCCCTCTGTCCCAGCTGTGTTCATAGGAGGAAAGTATGTAGGCTCAGCAAAAGATATCATATCCCTCCATGTTGACGGGTCTCTCAAACAAATGCTCATAGATGCAAGGGCCATCTGGTTCTAG